Proteins encoded by one window of Chaetodon trifascialis isolate fChaTrf1 chromosome 15, fChaTrf1.hap1, whole genome shotgun sequence:
- the mlx gene encoding max-like protein X: MTDPTTSPEDHWKTDGAFSDSGFDPSFFAESARKGSVVSRANSIGSTSASSVPNTDDEDSDYRHETSYKDSYKDRRRQAHTQAEQKRRDAIKKGYDDLQSIVPTCQQQSEFAVGAQKISKATVLQKTIDYIHFLHKEKKKQEEEVSVLRKEVMALKIMKTNYEHIVKAHQNNPQQGEDQVSDQVKFNIFQSIMDSLFQSFSNSVSVSSFQELSACVFSWIEEHCKPQTLREFVVGVLRQLNGQLY; the protein is encoded by the exons ATGACGGACCCGACAACGTCGCCAGAGGACCACTGGAAA ACAGACGGTGctttcagtgacagtggcttTGACCCCA GTTTCTTTGCTGAATCTGCCAGAAAGGGTTCAGTTGTGTCCAGGGCCAACAGCATCGGCTCGACAAGTGCCTCTTCAGTACCAAATACAG ATGATGAAGACAGCGACTACAGACACGAGACGTCATATAAAGACTCGTATAAAGATCGACGGAGacaagcgcacacacaggcCGAGCAGAAGCGTAGAGATGCTATCAAG AAAGGCTATGATGACCTCCAGTCCATAGTGCCAACCTGCCAGCAGCAGTCTGAATTTGCAGTTGGAGCACAGAAGATCAGCAAGGCTACAGTACTCCAGAAAA caatTGACTACATCCATTTTCTTcataaagaaaagaagaagcaaGAGGAGGAAGTTTCCGTGCTGAGGAAAGAAGTTATGGCCCTGAAGATCATGAAAAC GAACTATGAGCACATAGTGAAGGCCCACCAGAACAACCCACAGCAGGGAGAGGATCAGGTGTCTGACCAGGTGAAGTTCAACATCTTTCAGAGCATCATGGACTCGCTGTTCCAGTCCTTCAGCAATTCGGTTTCAGTGAGCAGCTTCCAAGAACTCTCCGCCTGTGTCTTCAGCTGGATCGAGGAGCACTGCAAGCCACAG ACGCTGAGGGAGTTTGTTGTTGGGGTGCTCCGACAGCTCAATGGTCAGCTTTATTGA
- the fmnl1a gene encoding formin-like protein 1: MGNAAAGGLEQEPSEGREARNSVGAASGMSDPTPTLQKKQPAPPKLPMPPEEELEERFNVVLSHMNLPPDKLKLLSQYDNEKKWELVCDQERFQVKSPPSIYLTKIKSFYQDQGGVSRRLKKRIQEATQVLKDLEISLRTNHIGWAQDFLNEQNKGLDILVEYLSHAQSDASFEVESFENGGTLSERGKPAERSMEDLTKSSSSSHSHGMTRAARALTVRISSTLGNKMHRKSHSSNQRDDVHVCIMCLRAIMNYQSGFNLVMTHPRCVNEITLSLNSRNPRTKALVLELLAAVCLVRGGHDIILSAFDNFKEVSREKNRFEKLMEYFINDDSNIDFMVACMQFINIVVHSVENMNFRVHLQYEFTHLALDKYLERLKLTESEKLQVQIQAYLDNVLDVGALLEDAENRGGMLEHVDDLQDHNAQLNARLEEIENRTAERISELETQLMQATKETELLKESLRDSCSQVSTLQQRERERELDREREKDRERLSTSAPQTSSELEEKIQELKEKGLIRLGRSASGGLDIQVVPVTVVEYIQAPASAAQPSSLDSANDSAPPPSSLPASAPPPPPPPPPGGPAEVASPPPPPPPPPPPPPGGCGAVPPPPPPPPSPHLGGGPSPPPPPPPPPLGGGPPPPPPPPGAGPPCPPPPPGGGGPPPPPGAPNTQSGLKSKKPIQTKFRMPLLNWQALKPNQVTGTVFNELDDEQVLGELNMDMFEELFKTRAQGTTTDLSNIKKKAVQKAPSKTSLIDPNKAKNLAITLRKGGMNPSAICTAIETYDQKSLSIDFLELLEHFIPSDFEKKLLVNYEKDGRPLEELTNEDQFMLRFGKIPRLGQRINTLTFMGNFPDTVKRLQPQLNSIIAASMSIKSSTKLKKILEIVLAFGNYMNSSKRGAAYGFRLQSLDLLLETKSTDRSQTLLHFITNIIQEKYPDLVNFHTELHFIDKAALVSLDGILQDIRSLERGMEMTKKEFLVQDDSPVLKEFIKANSEQLESLIKDSKTAQEAYGSVVEYFGENPKTTQPSMFFPQFGRFIKAYKTAQQDIEQKKKMETESSEVKEPASPNKAGVQKGPMMPKMPQMDLIAELKKRQVKPQVREGKDGALEDIITDLRNTPYRRTDGRRPAQRQDT, encoded by the exons ATGGGGAATGCGGCTGCAGGAGGCTTGGAGCAGGAGCCGAGTGAGGGCCGGGAGGCCAGGAACTCAGTTGGAGCAGCTTCTGGAATGAGTGACCCCACTCCAACCTTGCAGAAGAAGCAGCCGGCTCCCCCCAAACTGCCCATGCCtccagaggaggagctggaggagcgcTTCAATGTGGTGCTG AGCCACATGAACTTACCTCCAGATAAACTGAAGCTGTTGAGTCAGTATGACAATGAAAAGAAGTGGGAATTAGTCTGTGATCAG GAGCGTTTCCAAGTGAAGAGCCCCCCGTCCATTTACCTGACCAAGATCAAGAGCTTCTACCAGGATCAGGGAGGGGTGTCTCGCAGG CTGAAGAAACGGATCCAAGAGGCCACCCAGGTCCTTAAAGATTTGGAGATATCCCTGCGCACCAATCACATTGG ATGGGCCCAAGACTTTCTCAATGAGCAGAACAAAGGTTTGGATATCCTGGTGGAGTACCTGTCCCACGCGCAAAGCGACGCCTC GTTTGAAGTGGAGAGCTTTGAAAATGGTGGCACCCTGTCGGAAAGAGGAAAACCAGCAGAGAGGTCGATGGAAGACTTGACcaagagctccagcagctcccaCTCACATGGGATGACCAGAGCTGCTCGTGCTTTGACTGTAAG AATAAGCTCCACTCTGGGGAACAAGATGCACAGGAAGTCCCATTCCTCCAACCAGAGAgatgatgtgcatgtgtgcatcatgTGCCTGCGAGCCATCATGAACTACCAG tctggttttaacCTGGTGATGACTCACCCGCGCTGTGTGAACGAGATCACGCTCAGTCTCAACAGCAGGAATCCCag GACCAAAGCCCTCGTGTTGGAGTTGCTGGCTGCCGTGTGTCTTGTCAGAGGAGGACATGACATCATTCTCTCTGCTTTTGACAACTTCAAAGAG GTGAGCAGAGAAAAGAACCGCTTTGAGAAGCTGATGGAGTACTTCATCAATGATGACAGCAACATTGACTTCATG GTGGCTTGCATGCAGTTCATAAACATTGTGGTCCATTCAGTGGAGAACATGAACTTCCGTGTTCATCTCCAGTACGAGTTCACTCACCTTGCTTTGGACAAGTATCTAGAG cgTCTGAAGCTAACAGAGAGCGAGAAGCTGCAGGTGCAGATCCAGGCGTACCTGGACAATGTGTTAGATGTAGGAGCCCTGCTGGAGGATGCTGAGAACAGAGGAGGGATGCTGGAGCATGTGGACGACCTACAGGATCACAACGCACAG CTGAATGCCCGGCTTGAGGAAATTGAGAATCGGACTGCAGAGAGAATATCTGAACTTGAGACTCAGCTCATGCAGGCCACCAAGGAGACCGAGCTGCTCAAA GAAAGCCTGCGAGACTCCTGTTCCCAGGTTAGtacactgcagcagagagaacgGGAGCGAGAGCtggacagggagagggagaaggacagGGAGCGTCTGAGCACCTCCGCCCCTCAGACGTcgtcagagctggaggagaagatccaggagctgaaggagaaggGGCTGATCCGACTGGGTCGCAGCGCCTCCGGAGGTCTGGACATCCAGGTTGTGCCCGTCACCGTGGTTGAATACATCCAAGCTCCAGCCTCAGCCGCCCAGCCCAGCTCTCTGGACTCGGCCAATGATTCGGCTCCCCCACCATCCAGCCTTCCCGCCTCTgcccctccaccacctccccctccacctcccggTGGTCCAGCGGAGgttgcttctcctcctccaccaccccctccaccgCCTCCACCTCCCCCGGGAGGCTGTGGTGCTgtgccaccacctcctcctccaccaccttccCCTCATCTTGGAGGAggtccatcacctcctcctccaccacctccccctcctcttggaGGAggtccaccacctcctcctcctccacctggtGCCGGACCCCCAtgcccacctcctccacctggtggtggtggaccccctcctcctcctggagcACCAAACACTCAATCTG gGCTTAAGAGCAAAAAGCCCATTCAGACCAAGTTCAGGATGCCGTTGTTAAACTGGCAGGCCTTGAAACCCAACCAGGTGACAGGCACGGTCTTCAACGAACTGGATGACGAGCAGGTCTTAGGG GAGCTGAACATGGACATGTTTGAGGAACTGTTTAAGACCAGGGCCCAGGGTACTACAACAGACCTGTCCAACATCAAGAAGAAGGCAGTCCAGAAGGCCCCGAGCAAGACGTCCTTGATTGACCCCAACAAGGCCAAGAATCTGGCCATCACTTTACGCAAGGGGGGGATGAACCCATCTGCCATCTGCACTGCCATAGAGAC GTACGACCAGAAGTCTTTGTCCATAGACTTCCTGGAACTACTTGAGCACTTCATACCATCAGATTTtgagaagaagctgctggttAACTATGAGAAGGATGGCCGCCCGCTGGAGGAGCTGACCAACGAGGACCAATTTATGTTACGCTTCGGGAAGATTCCTCGTCTGGGACAGCGAATCAACACTCTCACGTTCATGGGCAACTTCCCGGACACCGTCAAACGCCTGCAGCCG CAACTGAACTCCATCATTGCTGCATCCATGTCCATCAAGTCTTCAACCAAGCTGAAAAAGATCTTAGAA ATTGTTCTCGCCTTTGGCAACTACATGAACAGCAGTAAGAGGGGCGCAGCCTACGGTTTTCGGCTGCAGAGTCTGGATCTT CTGTTGGAGACCAAGTCAACTGATCGATCGCAGACGCTACTTCACTTCATCACCAATATCATCCAGGAAAAATACCCAGACTTGGTCAACTTCCACACTGAGCTACACTTTATAGACAAGGCAGCCCTCG TATCACTGGACGGCATTCTTCAGGACATCCGCTCATTAGAACGAGGAATGGAAATGACCAAGAAGGAATTCCTGGTGCAGGATGACAGCCCGGTGTTGAAGGAATTCATCAAAGCCAACAGTGAGCAGCTGGAATCATTGATCAAAGACAGCAAGACAGCACAG GAGGCATACGGCTCTGTGGTGGAGTACTTTGGAGAGAACCCCAAAACCACGCAACCCTCCATGTTTTTCCCACAGTTTGGACGTTTTATAAAAGCCTATAAG ACGGCACAGCAAGACAttgagcagaaaaagaaaatggagacTGAAAGCAGTGAGGTGAAAGAGCCAGCATCGCCCAACAAGGCTGGGGTACAAAAG GGGCCTATGATGCCTAAGATGCCCCAGATGGACCTGAtagctgagctgaagaagaggcaGGTGAAGCCGCAGGTACGCGAAGGGAAGGACGGCGCCCTGGAGGACATCATCACAG ATTTGAGGAACACGCCATACAGGCGGACAGATGGTCGACGGCCAGCGCAGCGCCAGGACACTTGA
- the LOC139343347 gene encoding uncharacterized protein, translating to MISPLIPENIPSPFLSSVSLLYLKALRTNSTSGSIEPYLSGIKTGIFSGRVPSPAAAFVPGLRKYPQEGAMPSLTASSSQAKALLASLSASGLSAEALLLSSTLRHHRLLREQRASSLSLPSSQSSSPTPPATSSSSSSSSPTTPTPSLSPSSPTPLSSLTLSSAVLKSSAGSLDSSSLNSCKEGGSEPVNKDFTPGNSR from the coding sequence ATGATTTCCCCTTTGATCCCTGAAAACATCCCCTCCCCCTTCCTGTCTTCTGTTTCCCTGCTCTACCTGAAGGCCTTGCGCACCAACAGCACCAGTGGCAGTATTGAGCCATACCTCTCTGGCATCAAAACGGGCATTTTCTCAGGCCGAGTGCCCTCTCCTGCAGCAGCGTTTGTCCCTGGCCTGAGGAAGTACCCCCAGGAGGGGGCGATGCCTTCCTTGACAGCCTCCTCCAGCCAAGCGAAGGCCCTCCTGGCGAGCCTGTCTGCCTCCGGCCTGAGCGCCGAggccctgctcctctcctccaccctacGTCATCACCGCCTTCTACGAGAGCAGCGAGCCTCCTCCTTGTCCCTACCCAGCAGCCAGTCCTCCTCCCCTACTCCCCCcgctacctcctcctcctcctcctcctcttcacccaCCACCCcgactccctccctctctccctcctctcccacccCTTTGagctccctcaccctctcctctgCGGTTCTCAAGTCCAGCGCTGGAAGCCTCGACAGCTCCAGCCTCAACAGCTGCAAGGAAGGTGGCAGCGAGCCTGTGAATAAGGACTTCACCCCCGGCAACTCtcggtga